The nucleotide sequence GGAAGCGAATCCGGCACAGCTCACGCTCGAGCGGCTGTTCACGCTGGTGAACGTGTTGGGGCTCGAGCTCGTGATCCGCGAGCAGCCTGCCGCTCGCGCGACCGAAGACTGGTGATGGCGCGACCTTCACATGCACGCAAGCTCGGCGTATGGGCCAACGGACTGCGCGTCGGTAGCTGGACGATCCCGAGCCGAGGCCCGATGGAGTTTCGCTACGATCCCGAATGGATGGCCTCGCCGGAGGCACGTCCCCTCTCGCTATCGCTACCCATGAACTTGGACGGAGCCCCAGTTCGTGGAGACGTGGTCGAGTTCTACTTCGACAATCTGCTTCCCGACAGCGATGCCATTCGTCGGCGGATCCAGCAGCGTTTTCACACGCGTTCGCTGGACACCTTCGCACTACTGGAAGCGATCGGGCGCGACTGCGTAGGGGCCATCCAGCTGCTTCCCGAGGGGCTCGAACCGCAAGTACGCGAGATCCACGCCAAGAGGCTCAGCGAGCAGGATGTCGAACACCGTCTGATCGCGGCTACGGCGTCCGGATCCCTCGGCAGTGAAACCGAGGACGATTTTCGCATCTCCTTGGCAGGCGCGCAGGAGAAGACCGCACTCTTGTGGCACGGCGGCAGCTGGTGCCAGCCGCTGGGGAGCACGCCCACCAGCCACATCTTCAAGCTGCCTCTGGGGTTGGTAGGGGGCCGCCAGATGGACATGAGCGATTCCCTCGAAAACGAGTGGCTGTGCGGGCGCTTGCTCGGCGCGTTCGGGGTTTCCGCGGCCAGCTCGGAGCTCCGCTGCTTTGGCGAGACGAGGACCCTCGTAGTTACCCGCTTCGATCGCGAGCTTCATTCGAGCAAGAAGTACTGGCTTCGGTTGCCTCAAGAGGACTTCTGCCAAGCAACGGGCACGCCGAACACTCGGAAGTACGAAGCGGATGGTGGCCCCGGCTTGCTGGAAATCGGTCGGATCCTCCAGGGCTCGGTTGTGCGTGAACGTGACCTCGCCACGCTGTTCCGCTCGCAGTTGCTGTTCTGGATGTTGGGCGCGATCGATGGCCACGCGAAAAACTTCAGCCTTCGCCTCTTGCCCGCCGGTCGCTATCGGCTGACGCCCCTGTACGACGTGCTCTCCGCCTGGCCCGTTGCAGGTACCAAGGCGAATCAGATCCACTCCAAGAAGATGAAGCTCGCGATGGCGCTTCGCGGTAAGGGCAAACACTATCGCATCGACGCGATCCGCCGGCGTCACTTCAACGAAACCGCCAAGCGCTGTGGGCTCGTCGACATGGACGCCATCATCGACGACGTAGTCGAGAAAACGCCGGCCGTGGTCGACACAGTGGCCCGCCTGCTGCCAAAAGCATTTCCGCCGGCGCTCTTCGAGACCGTTACGAATGGTCTTCGTCGATCTGCGGAGCAACTGGCGCGCACGTAGGCGTTCGCCAACACTTCGCAATCGTGGGCCATTTTCGTGTCAATTCCCGCCGCGCGCGCAGCGAAAGCCGAGGTGGGCGTCGACGGCGAAGTTCTCGTCGATCACGAAGCCCCGCAGGCTCGCGTGCAGCAAGAGTCCCGACGAGCCGTAGTCTCCGCCGCGGAACACGCGGGCGTTTCCATCCGTGGCGCTCACCGCATCGCAAGATGGATTCACCAGGATGAGTGGGCTCGACCAGCAGCCTTCGTCGTCGCGGTTCCAGCGGTCTGCGGCCCACTCGTTCACGTTGCCCATCAAGTCCACGATGCGCTTGCCGTCGCGATCGAGCACATCGCGTAGCCCTGAGCCGGCGGGTGCTGGTCCGGCGCCAAGGGAAGCGCACTCCGCGTCCAATCCCTCGCGATCTTGCACCGCATCCTCGCAGCTCGGGAGATCCGACCCCCACACGAAGCGCGAGCGCCCCAGGGCCGACGCGGCGCGCTCGTACTCGGCCTCGGTGGGCAGGCGCTTGCCCAGGGACTCGCAGTACTGCTTCGCCTTCGACCAACTGAGGCAGTTCACGGGCAGCGTGTCGCTATCACTTGTTTGGGTGGTGTAGACGCAGCCGACGATGCCGTGGTCCTTCTCGCGCGGGTTGTCGCTCGGCCCGCCAAGGATGAGAGCAGTCGCCAGACCCGACGCGCGAAACTCGCTCACCGTCACTTCTTTCAGATCCAAGAAGTAGGGAGCCAGAACCACGAGGCGTTCGTGGGCGCCGTCTTTCTCGGGAAACCCCGTAGTATCCAAGTTCGGATCCCCGAGCCACTGCGCGCCACCGGGAATACAGGCATCGTC is from Polyangiaceae bacterium and encodes:
- a CDS encoding type II toxin-antitoxin system HipA family toxin, translating into MARPSHARKLGVWANGLRVGSWTIPSRGPMEFRYDPEWMASPEARPLSLSLPMNLDGAPVRGDVVEFYFDNLLPDSDAIRRRIQQRFHTRSLDTFALLEAIGRDCVGAIQLLPEGLEPQVREIHAKRLSEQDVEHRLIAATASGSLGSETEDDFRISLAGAQEKTALLWHGGSWCQPLGSTPTSHIFKLPLGLVGGRQMDMSDSLENEWLCGRLLGAFGVSAASSELRCFGETRTLVVTRFDRELHSSKKYWLRLPQEDFCQATGTPNTRKYEADGGPGLLEIGRILQGSVVRERDLATLFRSQLLFWMLGAIDGHAKNFSLRLLPAGRYRLTPLYDVLSAWPVAGTKANQIHSKKMKLAMALRGKGKHYRIDAIRRRHFNETAKRCGLVDMDAIIDDVVEKTPAVVDTVARLLPKAFPPALFETVTNGLRRSAEQLART
- a CDS encoding SUMF1/EgtB/PvdO family nonheme iron enzyme, coding for MTRFASLSLALTRFASLSLALSRFASRSLALNRFVSLSLALLLPACGEESLPAQGHVLLHVTTDAPLPAAIDEADDLDQAPLFDRLQIDVFPVGQTQPCAGCSRQVAADRSRLADASFALQGGVADIRLRLYRSAGSNSGAPRARSTIDRTVRIAPPAEGRVDAHVVLKTDDVGLPNAMVAVADGGPPAGVVGSWPGASVTPCSAPTRDDDACIPGGAQWLGDPNLDTTGFPEKDGAHERLVVLAPYFLDLKEVTVSEFRASGLATALILGGPSDNPREKDHGIVGCVYTTQTSDSDTLPVNCLSWSKAKQYCESLGKRLPTEAEYERAASALGRSRFVWGSDLPSCEDAVQDREGLDAECASLGAGPAPAGSGLRDVLDRDGKRIVDLMGNVNEWAADRWNRDDEGCWSSPLILVNPSCDAVSATDGNARVFRGGDYGSSGLLLHASLRGFVIDENFAVDAHLGFRCARGGN